From the Methylomonas sp. MK1 genome, one window contains:
- a CDS encoding ASCH domain-containing protein: MTQYPEKSCSIDRLVRHPKLVAATLAGEKTQQRRDGLYAYPGETFVLEDVVFEITSVERQRIGDMSDADARAEGYPNLAMYKDLILKMHSGMEWNEDGLVWVHSFRRQLLE; this comes from the coding sequence ATGACTCAATACCCCGAAAAATCTTGCAGCATCGATCGATTGGTTCGTCACCCGAAATTGGTGGCGGCAACGTTGGCCGGCGAAAAAACCCAGCAACGCCGCGACGGTTTATATGCTTACCCCGGCGAAACCTTTGTATTGGAAGACGTAGTATTTGAAATAACTAGCGTGGAGCGGCAGAGAATAGGGGATATGAGCGATGCGGATGCCAGGGCGGAAGGTTATCCGAATTTGGCAATGTATAAGGACTTAATACTGAAAATGCACAGCGGCATGGAGTGGAACGAGGACGGACTGGTCTGGGTACACAGCTTTAGGCGTCAACTGCTGGAATAA
- a CDS encoding HvfC family RiPP maturation protein has product MAADFQATQGQFAAYIRDPENNPPPADVEPRRMAMYRELFFNNIDSFIASNFPVLRAILDDTQWLEITQDFFTRHRCETPYFSEIAEEFLAYLQNERNNPDDYPFLLELAHYEWVEMALSIAKDTPELGDGDFLENLLPRCMALSPLAWPLLYRYPVQAIGPGFLPLEPPEQATCLIVYRDNLDHVHFLKTTGLTIRLLQILQDRGPMTGESCLQTVATEFPHLDSQALMANGPPMLRELAEKGILIPAVDA; this is encoded by the coding sequence ATGGCTGCCGATTTTCAGGCTACCCAAGGCCAATTTGCCGCTTATATTCGCGATCCGGAAAACAATCCACCGCCGGCAGATGTCGAGCCACGGCGCATGGCGATGTATCGGGAGTTGTTTTTCAATAATATCGACAGTTTTATTGCCAGTAATTTTCCAGTATTACGAGCTATCCTCGATGACACGCAATGGCTGGAAATCACCCAGGATTTTTTTACCCGGCATCGCTGCGAAACGCCCTATTTCTCGGAAATTGCCGAAGAGTTTTTGGCCTATCTGCAAAACGAACGGAACAATCCGGACGATTATCCGTTTCTGCTGGAATTGGCGCATTACGAATGGGTGGAAATGGCCTTGTCGATTGCCAAGGACACGCCGGAGCTGGGTGATGGCGATTTTCTGGAGAACTTATTGCCGCGCTGCATGGCGTTATCGCCCTTGGCCTGGCCCCTGCTCTACCGCTATCCGGTGCAGGCAATAGGCCCAGGCTTTTTACCGTTAGAGCCGCCGGAGCAAGCCACTTGTTTGATCGTCTACCGCGACAATCTCGATCATGTGCATTTCCTGAAAACCACCGGTTTGACGATACGCCTGCTGCAAATTTTGCAGGATAGAGGACCGATGACAGGCGAGAGCTGTTTACAAACGGTCGCCACGGAATTCCCGCACCTCGATAGCCAAGCCTTAATGGCCAACGGCCCGCCAATGCTGCGGGAGTTAGCCGAGAAAGGTATTCTTATTCCAGCAGTTGACGCCTAA
- a CDS encoding HvfB family MNIO-type RiPP peptide maturase, which yields MDSVRNLVHGAGLGLRRSFLGEIVEQPPGNVDFYEVAPENWMTIGGKFGKQFRAMTERFNFVCHGLSLSIGSSDPLDEQFVRDLKLFMREHGIKFYSEHLSYCSHGGHLYDLMPMPFTEDAVKHVAARIRRVQDILEQRMAIENISYYAAPGQEMAEIDFFNAVVTEADCDVLIDINNIYVNSVNHGYDAETFLRAMPAERIAYAHIAGHYVEAEDFLVDTHGAPVIDPVWTLLGKAYELFGVFPTLLERDFNIPSLLELSKEVDTIQTIQQHYAADRQKQVA from the coding sequence ATGGATAGCGTTCGCAATCTCGTTCACGGTGCCGGCTTGGGTTTAAGGCGGTCATTTTTGGGTGAGATTGTCGAGCAACCGCCCGGTAACGTCGATTTTTACGAAGTGGCGCCGGAAAACTGGATGACCATAGGCGGCAAGTTCGGCAAGCAGTTTCGGGCCATGACCGAACGTTTTAATTTTGTCTGTCATGGCTTGTCTCTGTCGATAGGCAGCAGCGATCCGCTCGACGAACAGTTCGTGCGCGACCTTAAACTGTTCATGCGCGAACACGGTATCAAGTTCTACAGCGAGCACCTCAGCTATTGCAGTCACGGCGGGCACTTGTATGACTTGATGCCGATGCCGTTTACCGAAGACGCGGTTAAGCATGTCGCCGCGCGTATCCGCAGGGTGCAGGATATTCTGGAACAGCGCATGGCTATCGAAAATATTTCCTATTACGCCGCGCCGGGACAGGAAATGGCCGAGATCGATTTTTTCAACGCGGTAGTCACTGAAGCCGACTGCGATGTGCTGATCGACATCAACAATATCTACGTTAACAGCGTCAATCACGGCTACGATGCCGAGACCTTTCTGCGGGCCATGCCTGCCGAGCGCATCGCTTACGCACACATTGCCGGTCATTATGTCGAAGCAGAGGATTTTCTGGTCGATACCCACGGCGCACCGGTGATCGATCCGGTCTGGACTTTGTTGGGCAAGGCTTACGAGCTTTTCGGCGTGTTTCCTACCCTGCTGGAGCGGGATTTCAATATTCCTTCCTTACTTGAATTAAGCAAAGAAGTCGATACTATCCAAACCATTCAGCAGCATTATGCGGCTGACCGGCAAAAACAGGTGGCCTGA
- a CDS encoding DedA family protein produces the protein MDFNDLQQLVIDYGYLALFIGTYLEGETILVIAGFLAHGGYLQLEWVMLTAFLGTFAGDQTFFYLGRWKGIAFLEKRPLWHSKTDKVFDLLHKHQIPVILGFRFLYGVRNVTPFVIGASKIHPLKFFLLNFLGAGIWAIAVGYLGYTFGEFAESIMGQVKKYEMYILGALVAIGVALFWRSTHKPETPEAPEE, from the coding sequence ATGGATTTTAATGATTTACAGCAGCTGGTTATCGATTACGGCTATCTAGCCTTGTTTATCGGTACGTATCTGGAAGGCGAAACCATTCTGGTCATCGCCGGCTTTTTGGCGCATGGCGGCTATTTGCAGTTGGAATGGGTGATGCTAACGGCGTTTTTGGGTACCTTTGCCGGCGACCAGACTTTTTTCTATCTGGGCCGTTGGAAGGGTATCGCTTTTCTGGAGAAACGTCCGCTTTGGCACAGCAAAACCGACAAGGTTTTCGATTTGCTGCACAAGCATCAGATACCGGTGATATTGGGGTTTCGGTTTCTCTACGGCGTGCGTAACGTCACGCCGTTTGTGATCGGTGCCAGCAAGATTCATCCCTTGAAGTTTTTCTTGCTTAACTTCCTCGGCGCCGGCATTTGGGCGATAGCAGTCGGTTATCTGGGTTACACCTTCGGCGAATTTGCCGAGTCCATCATGGGCCAGGTCAAAAAATACGAAATGTATATCCTGGGCGCACTGGTGGCCATTGGCGTTGCCTTGTTTTGGCGGTCTACGCACAAACCGGAAACTCCAGAAGCGCCGGAAGAGTAA
- the nth gene encoding endonuclease III, which produces MNNEKRLLIFQRLAEATPNPTTELNFTTPFELLVAVVLSAQATDKGVNKATAKLFPVANTPQAILALGEDGLKEHIKTIGLFNSKAANVIKLCQTLLEQHGGEVPREREALEALAGVGRKTANVILNTAFGEPTIAVDTHIFRVANRIGLAPGKNVLEVERKLDKTVPKQYKKDAHHLLILHGRYICVARKPRCGACCIADVCEFKAKNLD; this is translated from the coding sequence ATGAATAACGAAAAACGCCTGTTGATATTCCAGCGCTTGGCAGAAGCCACGCCCAATCCGACCACCGAACTAAATTTCACTACCCCGTTCGAATTATTGGTGGCGGTGGTGTTGTCGGCGCAAGCGACCGATAAGGGCGTCAACAAGGCGACTGCCAAGCTGTTTCCGGTTGCGAATACCCCGCAGGCGATCCTGGCCTTGGGTGAAGACGGTTTAAAGGAGCACATCAAAACTATCGGCTTATTCAACAGCAAGGCGGCAAATGTCATAAAACTTTGTCAGACTCTACTGGAACAGCATGGCGGAGAAGTGCCGCGCGAGCGGGAAGCGCTGGAGGCGCTGGCCGGGGTAGGCCGCAAAACGGCGAATGTAATTTTAAACACCGCATTTGGCGAACCGACCATTGCCGTGGACACGCATATTTTTCGGGTTGCCAACCGAATCGGTCTGGCGCCGGGCAAAAATGTACTGGAAGTCGAGCGGAAGCTGGATAAAACCGTGCCCAAGCAATATAAGAAAGACGCACATCATTTATTGATTTTGCACGGTCGCTATATTTGCGTGGCCAGGAAGCCGCGTTGCGGTGCTTGCTGCATCGCCGATGTCTGCGAATTTAAGGCAAAGAATTTAGACTGA
- the smbP gene encoding small metal-binding protein SmbP — protein MKIFTAISISALLFASTGVFAEEHAAAALEHANQAVTHGKAGHSPILVEHAEAALTHAKKGAEVAKGESKTHLDAGVKSLESAIEHGKMGHADVATKAAEEAVGHIKAGNK, from the coding sequence ATGAAAATATTTACAGCTATTTCTATTAGTGCATTACTGTTCGCTAGCACCGGCGTATTCGCCGAAGAACACGCTGCCGCGGCACTGGAGCACGCAAATCAGGCGGTCACTCACGGTAAAGCCGGCCATAGCCCGATTTTGGTGGAACATGCCGAAGCCGCCTTAACCCATGCCAAAAAAGGCGCCGAAGTCGCCAAGGGCGAATCTAAAACGCATCTCGATGCCGGGGTAAAATCGTTGGAAAGCGCGATCGAGCACGGCAAAATGGGCCATGCCGACGTAGCTACTAAAGCGGCGGAAGAAGCCGTCGGCCATATCAAGGCCGGCAACAAATAG
- a CDS encoding thymidylate synthase, which yields MQPYLDLLADIMANGIDKSDRTGTGTRSLFGRQIRYNLANGFPLLTTKKLHFKSIAYELLWFLRGDTNIQYLNDHGVTIWDEWATPDGELGPVYGAQWRNWLGPHGERYDQMQILLDGLKNKPDSRRHIVSGWNVAFLPDETVGPRENAAAGRMALPPCHVLYQFYVANGKLSCMMTQRSADCFLGVPYNQASVALLTHMLAQQCSLDVGELIMSFGDVHIYRNHFEQVELQLSRQPLAPPQLQFKRRPESLFSYEFADFELLDYQAHRHIAGAVSV from the coding sequence ATGCAACCCTACCTAGATCTTCTCGCCGACATCATGGCTAACGGCATCGACAAAAGCGATCGCACCGGTACCGGTACTCGCTCCTTGTTCGGTCGGCAGATACGCTACAACTTGGCGAACGGCTTTCCGTTACTGACCACCAAGAAGTTGCATTTCAAATCCATTGCTTACGAACTGTTGTGGTTTTTGCGCGGCGATACCAATATCCAATATTTGAATGATCACGGTGTAACGATTTGGGATGAGTGGGCCACGCCGGACGGCGAGCTGGGGCCGGTATACGGTGCACAGTGGCGTAACTGGTTGGGGCCGCATGGCGAGCGTTACGATCAGATGCAGATTTTGCTGGACGGTTTAAAAAACAAACCGGATTCGCGTCGGCACATCGTCAGCGGCTGGAATGTGGCATTTTTGCCGGATGAAACCGTAGGCCCGCGCGAGAATGCTGCTGCCGGGCGCATGGCCCTGCCGCCCTGCCATGTGTTGTATCAATTTTATGTGGCGAACGGCAAGTTGTCCTGCATGATGACCCAGCGCAGTGCCGATTGCTTTTTGGGTGTGCCCTACAATCAAGCGAGTGTGGCCTTGTTGACCCATATGCTGGCGCAACAATGCAGCTTGGACGTGGGTGAGTTGATCATGTCGTTCGGCGACGTGCATATCTATCGCAACCATTTTGAACAAGTTGAATTACAACTCAGCCGGCAACCCTTAGCGCCACCGCAACTACAATTCAAGCGTCGCCCGGAATCGCTATTTTCCTATGAATTTGCCGACTTCGAGTTGCTGGATTATCAAGCGCATCGGCATATCGCCGGTGCTGTTTCAGTTTAG
- a CDS encoding PEP-CTERM sorting domain-containing protein (PEP-CTERM proteins occur, often in large numbers, in the proteomes of bacteria that also encode an exosortase, a predicted intramembrane cysteine proteinase. The presence of a PEP-CTERM domain at a protein's C-terminus predicts cleavage within the sorting domain, followed by covalent anchoring to some some component of the (usually Gram-negative) cell surface. Many PEP-CTERM proteins exhibit an unusual sequence composition that includes large numbers of potential glycosylation sites. Expression of one such protein has been shown restore the ability of a bacterium to form floc, a type of biofilm.) codes for MQFKILLPSALLALSAIPTASSAQGVSLAAGFTDFSTWSLYGSATAINATPGNGFTYSNLELTSPGTGGSAGAGFAPAAITLDFNQAFSFDFHFFIPANTGIRGDGLTFTLSDTPGIGGGGSDLGYAGLSNSLAFAVDTFNFGGEPESPSIQILQNGDVNPLAYTETGLGDSIRDPNWQWRATFTYTPSGLQDETGDLTGTIYHADLGTFSVTATSVDLSNLGTAVAAGHQLYYGFTAGNGLADDGHFVTSATPVPVPAAIWLFGTSIAGLFGFNRRRSA; via the coding sequence ATGCAATTTAAAATTTTATTACCTTCAGCTTTATTGGCACTTTCCGCCATACCGACCGCAAGTTCCGCGCAAGGTGTGAGTTTGGCAGCGGGCTTTACAGACTTCAGCACATGGAGCCTTTATGGCTCGGCAACTGCAATTAACGCAACTCCCGGCAATGGCTTTACCTACAGCAACTTGGAATTGACCTCACCGGGAACTGGCGGTAGCGCTGGCGCCGGATTTGCTCCGGCCGCTATTACGCTAGACTTCAACCAAGCCTTCAGCTTTGACTTTCATTTCTTTATTCCGGCCAACACCGGTATTCGCGGAGACGGTTTAACTTTCACGTTATCGGATACACCCGGTATTGGCGGCGGCGGTTCGGATTTGGGCTACGCCGGACTATCAAACAGCCTGGCATTCGCTGTCGATACATTTAATTTCGGCGGCGAACCGGAATCTCCCAGTATTCAGATTCTACAAAATGGCGATGTCAATCCGCTGGCCTACACCGAAACAGGCTTGGGGGATTCAATCAGAGACCCAAACTGGCAATGGCGCGCTACTTTTACCTACACGCCATCGGGTTTGCAGGATGAAACTGGCGATCTGACCGGCACTATTTACCATGCAGATTTGGGCACGTTTTCTGTCACCGCTACGTCAGTGGATTTAAGCAACCTGGGTACGGCAGTGGCAGCTGGGCATCAGTTGTATTATGGTTTTACTGCCGGGAACGGTTTAGCCGACGACGGCCATTTTGTCACTTCGGCGACCCCCGTGCCTGTTCCGGCTGCGATATGGTTGTTCGGCACTTCTATCGCCGGGTTGTTTGGGTTCAACCGTCGCCGTTCGGCATAA
- a CDS encoding EAL domain-containing protein translates to MHHAKKRWFCRLLISGHELDGEVYQSFRQYPAASNSDRLRELKSHGVETAINDFGNGYSSLNNLRRLPLEFLKIDKSLVSDADMAAESKAIIRAISAMVKSLGLKTIAGGVERPAQELILREMACEFGQGYPHAKPMAYGKLLEFRSSRALAETL, encoded by the coding sequence TTGCATCACGCAAAAAAACGGTGGTTTTGCCGGCTACTAATTTCCGGGCATGAGCTTGACGGCGAAGTGTATCAGTCTTTTCGGCAATATCCAGCCGCTTCAAACTCTGATCGTTTGCGGGAATTAAAGTCGCACGGGGTCGAGACCGCGATCAACGATTTTGGCAACGGCTATTCTTCTTTGAATAATCTTCGCCGTCTGCCATTGGAGTTTCTGAAAATCGACAAATCCCTTGTTTCGGACGCCGATATGGCCGCGGAAAGTAAAGCCATTATTCGGGCGATTTCGGCCATGGTCAAAAGCCTGGGACTAAAAACCATAGCCGGAGGCGTCGAACGGCCCGCGCAAGAATTGATTTTGCGGGAAATGGCTTGCGAATTTGGGCAGGGTTATCCGCATGCCAAGCCGATGGCCTATGGCAAATTGCTGGAATTTAGGAGTTCCAGGGCTTTGGCTGAGACACTTTGA
- a CDS encoding DUF4124 domain-containing protein: MKNMFFVFALCLSADSWAGVFKCTDASGHTNYQSSPCTVEHKAVQMNTKTGSSVDLNALERQQAAEAELKKQQSAQEQAEHQTKLDAIAKNKQDARVQSEMTQTLIKQNPMQFSAFAIPPYDPEKLPAQVKPFETRLPDVEKFRRLAAQKALASGECQRIEADELTGKSKPDQLNFLINCSSGKTFLFNEADLVQP; the protein is encoded by the coding sequence ATGAAAAATATGTTCTTCGTTTTTGCCCTGTGCCTGTCCGCCGACAGTTGGGCCGGGGTTTTTAAATGCACTGACGCAAGCGGTCACACTAATTATCAATCGTCGCCCTGCACGGTGGAACACAAAGCGGTGCAGATGAATACTAAAACCGGCAGCAGCGTCGATTTAAATGCGCTGGAAAGGCAGCAAGCCGCGGAAGCCGAATTGAAAAAGCAGCAGTCTGCGCAGGAACAAGCCGAGCACCAGACCAAACTCGACGCTATCGCCAAAAATAAACAAGACGCCAGAGTTCAGAGTGAAATGACGCAGACGCTAATTAAGCAAAACCCCATGCAATTTTCCGCATTCGCCATCCCACCCTACGACCCGGAAAAACTACCCGCGCAAGTCAAACCCTTCGAAACGCGCCTGCCGGATGTCGAAAAATTCCGAAGGCTGGCCGCACAAAAAGCCTTAGCCAGCGGCGAGTGTCAACGCATCGAAGCCGATGAACTAACCGGGAAAAGCAAACCGGATCAGCTAAATTTTCTGATTAATTGCAGCAGCGGCAAAACCTTTTTGTTCAACGAGGCTGATCTCGTTCAACCATGA
- a CDS encoding SDR family oxidoreductase, with translation MIVGKTLFITGCSSGIGYHTALFLKQRGHRVICSARKPEDVERLRGEGFECLQLDLADSYSICQAVSELIALTDGKIDALFNNGAFGQPGAVEDLNRDVLRHQFETNLFGTHELTNLLLPLMRKQGHGRVIYNSSVLGFVAMKFRGAYNASKFALEGLADTLRLELRGTGIHIVLIEPGPIASRFRENAFALYQKHIDAEHSFHKDTYKAMEARLQKPGPAAPFTLPATAVAEKVAHALESNRPKIRYRVTVPTHLFAWLKRLLPSAWLDKLLVSVE, from the coding sequence ATGATTGTCGGCAAAACGCTGTTTATCACCGGCTGCTCTTCCGGCATCGGTTATCACACCGCTCTGTTTTTGAAACAGCGCGGCCACCGGGTGATTTGCTCCGCGCGTAAGCCCGAGGATGTAGAGCGTTTGCGTGGTGAAGGCTTCGAATGTCTGCAACTTGATTTGGCGGATTCTTATAGCATTTGCCAAGCGGTGAGTGAGCTAATCGCACTGACCGACGGCAAGATCGATGCGCTGTTCAACAACGGCGCCTTTGGTCAGCCGGGTGCCGTGGAAGATTTGAATCGGGATGTGCTGCGGCATCAATTCGAAACCAATCTGTTCGGCACCCACGAATTAACCAACCTGCTATTACCGCTGATGCGCAAACAGGGCCATGGCCGGGTGATCTATAACAGCTCGGTACTAGGGTTCGTGGCGATGAAGTTTCGCGGCGCGTATAACGCCAGCAAATTCGCGTTGGAAGGCTTGGCGGATACCTTGCGCTTGGAATTGCGCGGCACCGGCATTCATATCGTGTTGATCGAACCGGGACCGATAGCAAGCCGTTTCCGGGAAAATGCCTTTGCTTTGTATCAAAAACATATCGATGCCGAGCATAGTTTTCATAAAGACACCTACAAAGCCATGGAAGCCCGGCTGCAAAAGCCCGGCCCGGCCGCACCGTTTACGTTACCGGCCACCGCAGTCGCGGAAAAAGTGGCGCATGCCTTGGAGTCGAATCGGCCGAAAATTCGCTACCGGGTGACAGTGCCCACACATTTGTTTGCTTGGTTGAAACGGCTGC